The Methylomusa anaerophila genome has a segment encoding these proteins:
- a CDS encoding LPS-assembly protein LptD, with protein sequence MNNNNKVILGILALILAFGSVVPGNVAAAGKKDDTKSQKTAKAQKPTAPIVIEGDELSFSDETGDVYAKGKVVVTNQEQTIETEKMEGNTKRSEVWIKDQFTFTEPDAKLDGSNMIYNYDSRTGTMEAVKGKVDREIVSGKNVYVFPDEVIIHNGTATRCPAKIPDYHVSAEKIEIWPGKKMIAYNAKFWIKNTVIFTLPKYQKSLKKGEEGESDFPSVGYDNDDGLRITQYLEYPLSDKLSAYADIGYYSKRGFKPIFGLTDREQDYSWSLFQGDFKDANNYWITKEPELSFQYHPRRLGTLPVTYQFTASYGKWTDSAKSSWHQDYQLYFTRDPIQLNKSLTLNLGTGVEHIRESYDNSSNTVYKFDTLLDKQWSPRFNTWAGYHFVSNNTSLFSYNSVSNSRELFAGFTYKIDSVNTIGINRTYNMQTHTYEDLDYTWYRNLHCWQATLTYRAKQKETRFDISLTRW encoded by the coding sequence ATGAATAATAATAATAAAGTTATATTAGGAATTTTAGCGCTTATTCTCGCTTTCGGGTCTGTTGTGCCGGGTAATGTTGCTGCGGCTGGGAAAAAAGATGACACTAAGTCGCAAAAAACTGCTAAAGCTCAGAAACCAACTGCTCCCATCGTAATTGAAGGTGATGAGCTTTCTTTCAGCGATGAGACCGGCGATGTATACGCCAAAGGGAAAGTCGTGGTAACAAATCAGGAGCAAACAATTGAAACAGAAAAAATGGAAGGAAATACTAAGCGGAGCGAGGTATGGATAAAAGACCAGTTTACGTTCACTGAGCCGGACGCTAAACTTGACGGCAGCAATATGATTTATAACTATGATAGCCGTACCGGTACAATGGAAGCGGTAAAGGGAAAAGTAGACCGGGAGATTGTGTCAGGGAAAAATGTTTACGTCTTTCCTGATGAGGTAATCATTCATAACGGGACTGCCACCAGATGTCCGGCCAAAATTCCCGACTACCATGTCAGTGCGGAAAAAATCGAGATCTGGCCCGGTAAGAAGATGATTGCCTATAACGCTAAGTTTTGGATAAAAAATACCGTAATATTTACTCTGCCGAAATACCAGAAGTCCTTAAAGAAGGGCGAGGAGGGAGAATCAGATTTTCCGAGTGTCGGCTATGACAATGACGATGGGTTGAGAATCACACAGTATCTGGAGTATCCCTTGTCTGATAAACTTTCCGCCTACGCTGATATTGGCTACTATTCCAAACGCGGCTTCAAGCCAATATTTGGTCTTACCGACCGGGAACAAGACTATTCCTGGTCATTATTTCAAGGCGATTTTAAGGATGCCAACAATTACTGGATTACCAAGGAACCCGAGCTTAGCTTCCAATATCATCCCCGGCGTCTTGGCACTCTGCCGGTTACCTACCAATTCACCGCCAGTTACGGCAAGTGGACGGATAGCGCAAAATCAAGCTGGCACCAGGATTACCAGTTATACTTTACACGTGACCCCATTCAACTTAACAAATCTTTGACACTCAATCTGGGCACGGGAGTCGAACATATACGGGAAAGCTATGACAATTCTTCCAATACAGTCTACAAATTTGACACATTGTTGGACAAGCAATGGTCACCGCGTTTCAATACCTGGGCCGGATACCACTTTGTCAGTAACAACACTTCCCTGTTTTCCTACAACAGTGTGAGCAACAGCCGCGAACTATTTGCCGGTTTCACCTATAAAATTGACAGCGTGAATACCATCGGCATTAATAGGACTTACAACATGCAAACTCACACATATGAAGACCTGGACTACACTTGGTACCGGAATTTGCACTGCTGGCAAGCTACCCTTACCTATCGGGCCAAACAAAAAGAAACAAGATTTGATATCAGTCTTACGCGGTGGTAA
- a CDS encoding bifunctional heptose 7-phosphate kinase/heptose 1-phosphate adenyltransferase: MVVGDMIADIYLEGTISRVSREAPVLVLAYAGETMVPGGGANVVHNVAVLAGYVNAAGVIGEDAAGRELVALLKDKHTDTTGLIIDPARPTITKTRITAGGQATVRQQVVRIDRESQALLDKEIEDLLLAHIQNSIVDMDGVILSDYGCRVITPQIIEHTIERCKAMDIPCIVDSRYNVLNFKGATIIKQNEAEAAAAVGIDIKDKKSLLAAGQELEKRLTARAVLITRGAQGMTLFGEAGTVTHIPVTNISEVYDVSGAGDTVVAVMALALAAGAAVADAARLANAAAGVVVRKLGTATAKPEELKNAVRQYYGSGRSNSEGIEYL; the protein is encoded by the coding sequence ATGGTTGTCGGCGATATGATCGCCGACATCTACCTGGAAGGAACCATCTCCCGCGTCTCCCGTGAAGCTCCTGTGCTTGTGCTGGCTTACGCAGGTGAAACAATGGTCCCCGGCGGCGGCGCCAATGTTGTTCACAATGTGGCAGTATTGGCCGGATACGTGAATGCGGCGGGGGTAATCGGAGAGGATGCGGCAGGACGGGAACTGGTGGCTTTGTTGAAAGACAAGCACACCGATACAACCGGTCTTATTATTGACCCGGCGCGCCCAACCATCACCAAAACCAGAATTACAGCCGGCGGGCAGGCTACCGTCCGGCAGCAGGTAGTGCGAATTGACCGGGAATCCCAAGCGCTGCTTGACAAAGAAATCGAAGACCTGCTCCTCGCCCATATTCAAAATTCCATTGTCGATATGGATGGGGTGATTCTCAGTGATTACGGCTGCCGCGTGATAACGCCGCAGATCATTGAGCACACAATTGAACGATGTAAAGCAATGGATATACCCTGCATCGTGGATTCGCGCTATAATGTGCTCAACTTTAAAGGCGCTACCATAATAAAACAAAATGAAGCAGAGGCTGCCGCCGCCGTCGGCATTGACATAAAGGATAAAAAGTCGTTGCTGGCCGCCGGGCAGGAACTGGAGAAACGCCTGACAGCCCGGGCCGTTCTTATTACCCGGGGGGCGCAGGGTATGACCCTGTTCGGCGAAGCCGGAACGGTGACTCATATCCCTGTAACCAACATCAGTGAAGTATACGATGTGTCAGGAGCCGGCGATACCGTAGTTGCCGTGATGGCATTGGCGCTGGCGGCAGGAGCGGCGGTTGCGGATGCCGCCCGGCTGGCAAACGCGGCTGCGGGAGTGGTTGTACGTAAACTTGGCACAGCAACGGCCAAGCCGGAAGAACTTAAGAATGCCGTGCGGCAGTACTATGGCAGCGGGCGCAGTAATTCGGAGGGAATAGAGTATTTATGA
- the rfaE2 gene encoding D-glycero-beta-D-manno-heptose 1-phosphate adenylyltransferase, whose amino-acid sequence MKIQTRESISQLAQDIKAGGKKVVFTNGCFDILHAGHVRYLAGARALGDVLIVGLNSDRSVAALKGPGRPINPEADRAEVLSALAAVDYVVVFADSTAEGLVAQIQPDIYVKGGDYTIDKLPEAQIVARYGGKTVLIPEVPGKSSTNILRKYSEVRSQESE is encoded by the coding sequence ATGAAAATACAAACTAGGGAAAGCATTTCTCAGTTGGCCCAGGACATCAAAGCCGGCGGTAAAAAAGTAGTCTTTACCAACGGCTGCTTTGATATCCTGCACGCGGGGCATGTCCGATACCTTGCCGGTGCCAGGGCGCTGGGCGATGTCCTGATTGTCGGCCTGAACAGCGATCGTTCGGTAGCTGCGTTAAAGGGACCCGGCCGCCCGATAAATCCGGAAGCGGACCGGGCGGAAGTTCTGTCGGCTCTGGCGGCCGTTGATTACGTTGTGGTTTTCGCCGATTCCACCGCTGAAGGTTTGGTGGCGCAAATCCAGCCGGATATCTACGTAAAAGGCGGCGACTATACAATTGACAAGCTGCCTGAGGCCCAAATCGTTGCCCGCTACGGCGGCAAAACAGTATTGATTCCCGAGGTGCCCGGCAAATCCTCGACCAATATTTTACGTAAGTATTCAGAAGTCAGGAGTCAGGAGTCAGAATAA
- a CDS encoding glycosyltransferase family 9 protein — translation MAFSNILIVKLSAIGDVVHVLPVPHALKQCLPQARVTWVVEKPAYDLLANNPDIDEIIVFDKARYKSLAGLAANAPDFISSLRRRHFDLALDLQGLFKSAIIAFLSGAKTRLVYENTREGSQLLSRRIVGEFSRGHVVDRYLDVVRALGCQAENPVFQIVITEDEAKRARAVMEHAGLKPHIPYIVLAIGANWPNKIWPAERFALLADRIYDAGMVPVIAGGPGDNYLVERLLPAARIPPVNLVGKTTLKQLAYLIRHAGAFAGGDTGPMHLSAALGTPTVALMGPTDAVRNGPYGNGHKAVIVRRTCAGCWQRQCPQHEDCLAEISVDEVLAAIKQIMIRKFYPSNAD, via the coding sequence ATGGCTTTCAGCAATATCCTCATCGTTAAATTAAGCGCCATCGGTGATGTGGTTCATGTCTTGCCGGTCCCCCATGCCCTGAAGCAGTGCCTGCCGCAAGCACGGGTAACCTGGGTGGTTGAGAAACCTGCCTATGATTTGCTGGCTAACAACCCTGACATTGACGAAATCATTGTCTTTGATAAAGCCCGGTATAAATCTTTGGCCGGTTTGGCTGCCAATGCGCCGGACTTCATTTCTTCCCTGCGCCGGCGTCATTTTGATCTGGCCCTGGATTTGCAGGGACTGTTTAAAAGCGCTATCATTGCCTTTTTGAGCGGGGCGAAAACCCGGCTGGTATACGAAAATACCCGGGAAGGGAGCCAGCTTTTAAGCCGGCGGATTGTAGGCGAATTTTCCCGGGGCCATGTGGTCGACCGCTATCTTGATGTGGTACGGGCCCTGGGCTGCCAGGCTGAAAACCCTGTATTTCAAATTGTGATCACCGAGGATGAAGCTAAGCGGGCCAGGGCCGTCATGGAGCATGCCGGACTAAAACCCCATATTCCTTATATCGTATTGGCCATTGGCGCCAATTGGCCCAACAAAATCTGGCCGGCTGAGCGCTTTGCGCTGCTTGCCGACCGGATTTACGATGCCGGTATGGTGCCGGTGATAGCCGGCGGACCGGGCGACAATTACCTGGTGGAACGACTGCTGCCGGCAGCGAGAATTCCGCCCGTAAACCTGGTAGGCAAAACCACTCTTAAACAGTTGGCTTACCTTATCCGGCATGCCGGCGCTTTCGCTGGCGGCGATACCGGCCCCATGCATTTGTCCGCCGCCCTGGGAACGCCGACGGTCGCCTTAATGGGTCCCACCGATGCGGTGCGGAACGGCCCGTATGGCAATGGTCATAAAGCGGTCATTGTCCGCCGCACCTGCGCCGGCTGCTGGCAGCGCCAATGCCCGCAGCATGAGGACTGTCTGGCTGAAATCAGCGTTGACGAAGTGCTGGCGGCGATAAAACAGATTATGATCAGGAAATTTTATCCCAGCAATGCTGACTAG
- a CDS encoding glycosyltransferase family 9 protein, whose product MKKILFLNGNGLGDVILSTPIIKGAREIFPDSYFAFLVRPEWQSLVAGLPFINEVIAYQKGDSVWPVVKKIWKYDMALCLDFKYRSAVLPFLARIPIRAGMKHKRGLFLTHPVERDANEADIYEPYNFANILERAIGLKIPGDLTQLHVAPVQESIKAKVDSLFTCLGNKPMIAIAPYSSRVNKDWPIYKYSQLVSRLKSEFDCNVIMLSDPKDAGREKINGAIDWTGQTGLLEMSEIIRRSNLFIGPCSGPVHIAAAVKTPIVAMYCSTSPAQWAPKNNTAVIFHKVDCSPCDRKPCNCTVFPCLDSIGVEEVYEACKAKMRH is encoded by the coding sequence ATGAAAAAAATCCTATTTCTCAATGGCAACGGCCTTGGGGATGTAATCTTATCAACGCCGATAATAAAAGGCGCCAGGGAGATATTTCCCGACAGTTATTTTGCTTTTTTGGTGAGGCCCGAGTGGCAGTCTTTGGTAGCGGGACTACCGTTCATTAATGAAGTTATTGCCTATCAGAAAGGTGACAGCGTCTGGCCGGTGGTAAAAAAGATATGGAAATATGACATGGCTCTCTGCCTGGATTTTAAGTATAGAAGCGCCGTATTGCCCTTCCTGGCCCGGATACCAATCCGGGCAGGAATGAAGCACAAGCGCGGACTGTTCCTTACCCATCCTGTTGAGCGTGATGCCAACGAGGCTGATATATATGAACCTTATAATTTTGCCAACATACTGGAGCGGGCCATCGGCTTAAAAATTCCGGGCGACTTAACGCAACTGCATGTAGCGCCGGTTCAAGAGAGTATAAAAGCCAAAGTAGACTCTTTATTTACTTGTCTGGGTAATAAACCAATGATCGCCATAGCTCCTTACAGCTCGCGCGTCAACAAAGACTGGCCCATATATAAGTATAGCCAGCTGGTTTCGCGGCTGAAAAGTGAATTTGACTGCAATGTAATTATGCTTAGCGATCCCAAGGACGCCGGCCGTGAGAAAATAAACGGCGCTATCGATTGGACCGGCCAAACCGGTTTGCTGGAGATGAGTGAAATAATCCGCCGCTCAAATTTATTTATCGGTCCTTGCAGCGGCCCGGTGCATATTGCGGCAGCAGTTAAAACGCCGATCGTCGCCATGTATTGCTCGACTTCTCCCGCGCAGTGGGCGCCGAAGAACAACACTGCCGTGATATTTCATAAAGTAGATTGTTCTCCCTGCGATAGAAAACCCTGTAACTGTACGGTATTCCCCTGCCTGGATTCTATCGGCGTGGAAGAAGTGTACGAAGCTTGTAAGGCCAAAATGAGACATTAA
- the rfaQ gene encoding putative lipopolysaccharide heptosyltransferase III, translating into MVFSITKILIINLAFIGDVLLSTPVARALREKYPAAQIDMLVIPLTEPIASGNPYVDKVIVYDKRGKHKKIGELWKLIAAVRREKYDLAVCTNFASRGAILAWAAGIRKRAGYDAQHAGWFLTDTAPAKHTALRHEAENYLDVLKPLGISTGDTSLALTVRSQDAQSLREKIQRDWRKPLVLICPSGSYDKKSWLTEGYAALIESIVPLADCYLIGGKAEQAKLDAINARAGNQAVVLAGTLTLGELAALISVAELLITVDTGPMHIACAVGTPVAAFFGPTDPRIWGPRGDRDIIFQTAVDCFPCWGRKECSHHRCMRDIKQEEVIVAVSGMLNSIRHKEQKYENSHF; encoded by the coding sequence ATGGTTTTTTCCATTACGAAAATACTCATCATCAATCTGGCCTTTATCGGCGATGTCCTGCTCTCTACGCCGGTGGCGCGGGCCCTTAGGGAAAAGTATCCGGCCGCGCAGATCGATATGCTGGTGATCCCCCTGACAGAGCCTATCGCCAGCGGTAACCCCTATGTTGACAAGGTCATCGTCTACGACAAGCGGGGTAAACATAAAAAAATCGGTGAACTCTGGAAACTTATCGCTGCTGTCCGGCGGGAAAAATACGACCTGGCGGTATGTACCAACTTCGCATCCCGGGGCGCCATTCTGGCCTGGGCTGCCGGCATCCGCAAACGGGCCGGCTATGATGCCCAGCATGCCGGCTGGTTCCTGACCGATACCGCCCCGGCGAAACATACAGCCCTGCGGCATGAAGCAGAGAATTATCTTGATGTGTTAAAACCATTGGGAATTTCCACCGGTGATACCAGCCTGGCCTTAACGGTCCGCAGCCAGGACGCGCAATCGCTAAGGGAGAAAATTCAGCGGGATTGGCGCAAGCCGCTGGTTCTTATCTGTCCTAGCGGCAGTTATGATAAGAAAAGTTGGCTGACTGAAGGTTATGCGGCATTGATTGAAAGCATTGTTCCGTTGGCCGACTGCTATTTGATCGGTGGTAAAGCCGAGCAGGCGAAGCTGGACGCAATAAACGCCCGCGCCGGGAACCAAGCGGTTGTGCTTGCCGGTACCCTCACTCTCGGGGAGTTGGCGGCTTTAATTTCGGTGGCTGAACTGCTTATCACGGTAGATACCGGGCCGATGCACATAGCCTGTGCTGTCGGTACACCGGTGGCAGCATTTTTCGGCCCTACGGACCCGCGCATTTGGGGTCCCAGAGGAGACCGTGACATTATTTTTCAGACCGCTGTTGACTGTTTCCCCTGCTGGGGCAGGAAAGAATGCAGCCATCACCGCTGCATGCGGGACATCAAGCAGGAGGAAGTAATCGTTGCTGTGTCAGGCATGCTTAACAGCATCCGCCATAAGGAGCAAAAATATGAAAATAGCCATTTTTGA
- a CDS encoding glycosyltransferase, which produces MKIAIFESIITPGGHEVDFDRILVEELKVLGHEVVFYVPDNFTFNFDYGVPAQGLPGKAVSYTGVRGVHKILFSAKREINRQRWYRAVYERIAQGEADAVVVPTSTYRYLRALNINVLKKSPVPVIFILHGINPGEAPKFFAAVEKLQDFPNIKCAVISFGDTLYGRTFANVTCMNPPAYLPRDIGGKNMEPPAADIDRNMPLKLGFFGQYRREKKLDAFLDAFLSREYKRPVRLLVQGATMNPDDADDFQRIISKYGGHSHIEFLHKGLFGKEWQQAIAGVDILLMPYSAARYRYHWGGMLFTAIGYKKPVVVSDEINPEVTANYRIGMTYASGDPAALQHTIEQFINTYDDNAATYRQELDRAYRDFHPSLFASRIAMIAQLKGGNCL; this is translated from the coding sequence ATGAAAATAGCCATTTTTGAATCCATAATCACCCCTGGCGGTCATGAGGTGGATTTTGACCGGATACTTGTGGAAGAGCTGAAAGTTTTGGGCCATGAAGTTGTCTTTTACGTTCCCGACAACTTTACTTTCAACTTTGACTACGGCGTGCCGGCACAGGGGTTGCCGGGGAAAGCAGTATCCTATACCGGCGTCCGGGGCGTACACAAAATCTTGTTTTCCGCTAAACGGGAAATTAACCGCCAGCGCTGGTATCGCGCCGTCTATGAACGGATAGCGCAGGGAGAAGCGGACGCCGTTGTTGTGCCGACTTCCACCTATCGATACCTAAGGGCGTTAAATATAAATGTATTAAAAAAATCTCCCGTTCCCGTCATTTTTATTTTGCATGGGATTAACCCCGGCGAGGCGCCCAAGTTTTTCGCGGCTGTAGAAAAATTGCAAGACTTTCCTAATATTAAATGCGCCGTAATTTCCTTCGGCGATACTTTATACGGCCGGACGTTTGCCAACGTGACCTGCATGAATCCGCCCGCTTATCTGCCAAGAGATATTGGCGGAAAAAACATGGAACCGCCGGCCGCTGACATTGACCGGAACATGCCGCTTAAACTGGGCTTTTTCGGCCAATACCGGCGAGAGAAAAAGCTGGACGCTTTCCTCGACGCCTTTCTCAGCCGGGAATACAAAAGACCGGTCCGTCTCCTGGTGCAGGGGGCTACCATGAATCCTGACGATGCCGACGATTTCCAGCGAATCATCAGCAAGTACGGCGGACACAGCCATATTGAATTTTTGCACAAGGGCTTGTTCGGCAAGGAGTGGCAGCAGGCAATTGCCGGCGTTGACATACTTTTGATGCCCTATTCCGCCGCCCGGTATCGATATCACTGGGGGGGCATGCTGTTCACCGCTATTGGCTATAAAAAGCCTGTTGTCGTAAGTGACGAAATCAACCCCGAGGTTACCGCCAATTACCGTATCGGCATGACCTATGCAAGCGGTGACCCGGCGGCGCTACAGCACACCATCGAACAATTCATCAACACTTACGACGATAATGCCGCCACTTACCGGCAAGAGCTTGACAGAGCATACCGTGATTTTCATCCCAGCCTGTTCGCCTCCCGCATTGCAATGATTGCTCAACTTAAAGGCGGGAACTGCTTATAA